From the Daucus carota subsp. sativus chromosome 8, DH1 v3.0, whole genome shotgun sequence genome, one window contains:
- the LOC135148555 gene encoding uncharacterized protein LOC135148555, with amino-acid sequence MKFKCEACNRSFPYSDKRFRILVLADDKTHACNVLLFDRIVKRLLGTTVTNILSEMKKSPDSGSVKEMYKRIIGKEISAKILLSEGNKSGESNIYEAVDLFDPTMLASSSGEKSPETNTSAFSHPGVVPGIELFQTPGSASSVSKKIKTEEDVVHIG; translated from the exons ATGAAATTTAAATGTGAGGCATGTAACCGCAGCTTTCCATATTCTGATAAGAG ATTTAGGATACTGGTCCTAGCCGATGACAAGACTCATGCATGCAATGTGTTATTATTCGATCGTATTGTAAAACGACTTCTTGGAACGACCGTCACCAACATTCTTTCTGAAATGAAGAAG TCACCCGATAGCGGTTCAGTGAAAGAGATGTATAAAAGAATCATAGGCAAGGAGATTTCTGCTAAGATCCTTCTTTCTGAAGGCAATAAGAGTGGTGAGAGCAATATATATGAGGCTGTCGACCTTTTCGACCCCACAATGCTTGCTTCTTCTTCTGGTGAAAAATCTCCAGAGACCAATACATCAGCATTCTCTCATCCAGGG gttGTCCCTGGAATTGAACTGTTCCAGACTCCCGGGTCAGCAAGTTCTGTCTCGAAGAAGATTAAGACG GAAGAAGATGTAGTCCATATCGGTTAG
- the LOC108197985 gene encoding uncharacterized protein LOC108197985, with protein MQGIMYDHIQNLDKSRTNWRIKVRCTRFWQTVSNDNNAVKGYNFILLDDDNSHIHAYVYPNNWSAIGKEVVEGNVYVFQNFQVRDSTGKLKPVSTKLCIRLLSSTTIEEQSNDHLIPRYKFEFMDFGDINEESKKVVGDENPEYAIDIIGVIEHFDKMKKIDTRIGKREVTRFVISDGSIPHKVTLWGELAIAVSSDYYKPEIEQPVICILTSAKIGTFMDNVSVGTLPSTRVFFNLDIEPVVEFRNRLIEGGYRPGVGNTNVSNNYAPTLEHVSFADLIANPETMFAKASFMGSTVESLA; from the exons ATGCAGGGAATCATGTATGACCATATTCAAAATCTTGACAAGTCGAGGACCAATTGGAGGATTAAAGTTCGATGTACAAGATTCTGGCAAACAGTATCCAACGATAACAACGCGGTCAAGGGATACAACTTCATTCTTCTGGATGATGAT AATTCTCATATTCATGCTTATGTCTACCCTAATAACTGGAGCGCTATTGGGAAAGAGGTGGTTGAAGGGAACGTATACGTTTTTCAGAACTTCCAAGTACGAGATTCTACTGGAAAATTGAAGCCCGTGTCAACCAAGCTATGCATTCGTTTGCTCAGTTCAACAACTATTGAAGAACAGTCCAATGATCACTTGATACCCCGCTACAAATTCGAATTCATGGACTTTGGCGATATAAATGAAGAGAGCAAGAAAGTTGTTGGTGATGAAAACCCTGAATATGCAATAG ATATTATCGGGGTAATTGAGCACTTTGACAAGATGAAGAAAATTGACACTAGGATAGGAAAGAGGGAGGTGACTAGATTTGTAATATCTGATGGGAG CATACCTCATAAGGTTACTCTTTGGGGTGAGTTGGCAATAGCTGTCAGCTCTGATTACTACAAGCCTGAGATTGAACAGCCTGTCATCTGTATCCTTACCAGCGCAAAGATTGGCACGTTCATGG ACAATGTATCTGTCGGTACCCTGCCGTCAACAAgggttttttttaatcttgataTCGAGCCTGTTGTTGAATTCAGGAACCG TCTAATTGAGGGAGGCTATAGACCAGGGGTAGGAAATACCAATGTCAGTAACAACTATGCACCTACTCTGGAGCATGTGTCATTTGCGGATCTTATTGCTAATCCTGAAACTATGTTCGCGAAGGCAAGTTTTATGGGTTCAACTGTAGAATCACTTGCCtaa
- the LOC135148206 gene encoding uncharacterized protein LOC135148206, with protein sequence MGRSLKDFPSMPYPSYEYFRSDINRLLEEETSYDVAAMKEAHDLNFDKMNVEQREAYDSIIERVYQKKGGVFFIHGSGGCGKTFLWQTIISRLRSERKIVIPVASSGIAATLLPGGRTAHSRFHIPLKLDQHSTAGIRHGTDLAELLQHTDLIVWDEAPMQHRYAFECVDRSLRDIMSSVDSSRSNIPFGGITVVFGGDYRQILPVIPKAGRAEIVGSSLNRSVLWDHAHVHLLKRNMRLHSGNSPDQNRVIKEFSEWQLSIGDGKVRQEGSSENRGDVLIQLPERFIIHSDENPLQSLVDKIYPDFEDNYHSPDYIRSRAVLTPTNVVVDDINNLILKKIPGQTYSYFSQDSMEDVGDEDNDFAESFPIEYLNSLNMPCIPKHELKLKIGTPVMLMRNLNQILGLCNGTRMIVTGCKKNSVECQILTGAHIGTKHLIPRIDMVPTDTIWPFDFKRTQFPLQICFAMTINKSQGQSMDVVGLYLPRPVFTHGQLYVAISRVTSPEGLHIMIVGDDGETKSLTKNVVYEEVFYNIPSVT encoded by the coding sequence ATGGGACGGTCACTAAAAGACTTTCCTTCCATGCCATATCCTTCATATGAATACTTTAGATCAGATATCAATCGTTTGCTTGAGGAAGAGACATCATACGACGTGGCTGCAATGAAAGAGGCCCACGACCTTAATTTTGACAAGATGAATGTAGAACAGAGGGAAGCATATGATTCTATTATCGAAAGAGTATACCAAAAGAAGGGCGGAGTTTTTTTCATCCACGGAAGTGGAGGATGTGGCAAAACTTTTCTTTGGCAGACTATAATCTCTCGGCTTCGTTCTGAACGAAAAATTGTAATTCCTGTTGCGTCATCCGGCATTGCCGCCACATTGCTCCCTGGTGGCAGGACAGCCCACTCACGGTTTCACATACCACTCAAACTTGACCAACATTCAACTGCGGGGATTAGGCATGGTACGGACCTCGCTGAACTTTTGCAGCATACCGATCTAATTGTGTGGGACGAGGCTCCCATGCAGCACCGCTACGCATTCGAGTGTGTTGATCGTAGTCTAAGGGATATCATGTCTTCTGTGGATTCTTCGCGCTCCAACATTCCATTTGGTGGTATAACCGTTGTATTTGGTGGCGATTATCGGCAGATTCTTCCCGTGATTCCAAAGGCCGGCAGAGCTGAGATCGTTGGTTCCTCCCTTAATCGTTCTGTTTTGTGGGATCATGCGCATGTACACCTCTTAAAAAGGAATATGCGCCTCCATTCCGGTAACAGTCCTGATCAGAATAGAGTCATTAAAGAATTCAGTGAATGGCAGCTGAGTATTGGAGATGGTAAGGTGAGACAAGAAGGCTCTTCTGAAAACCGTGGAGATGTTCTTATCCAACTGCCTGAAAGGTTTATAATTCATTCGGATGAAAATCCACTACAGTCCTTGGTTGATAAAATATATCCAGATTTTGAAGACAACTACCATTCCCCTGATTACATTCGTTCTCGAGCTGTGTTGACACCCACTAATGTCGTCGTTGACGACATCAATAAtcttattctcaagaagattcCCGGTCAGACATACAGTTATTTTAGTCAGGACTCAATGGAGGACGTTGGAGACGAAGATAATGACTTTGCTGAATCTTTTCCTATTGAATATCTCAACTCGCTGAATATGCCTTGCATCCCCAAGCATGAACTTAAACTAAAGATTGGCACCCCCGTGATGTTAATGCGCAACTTGAACCAGATACTTGGATTATGCAATGGCACCCGAATGATCGTAACAGGTTGTAAGAAAAATAGTGTCGAGTGTCAGATTCTTACAGGTGCACACATTGGAACCAAACACTTAATACCGAGGATTGATATGGTACCAACCGATACTATATGGCCCTTTGATTTTAAAAGAACCCAATTTCCGCTACAGATCTGTTTCGCCATGACTATTAACAAGAGTCAGGGTCAGTCAATGGACGTCGTTGGTTTGTATTTGCCTAGGCCGGTTTTTACACATGGTCAGCTGTATGTTGCTATTTCGAGAGTTACTTCTCCCGAAGGACTACACATTATGATTGTGGGCGACGATGGTGAAACAAAAAGCTTAACCAAAAATGTGGTCTATGAAGAGGTCTTTTATAATATTCCGTCCGTGACTTAG
- the LOC108198216 gene encoding uncharacterized protein LOC108198216: MEDNIHRTRAGDLSNFRKRGTDVSEHDLQGGETPHTNISSTFLRGSAYYTPMNNTDANRTRTGNESGAHVGVGNLLDVFNEVDEHIMIDDNTNEVEYVADLWEGYMSLGPPSKVCAECHSVMWNQERNNKSNMNARPTFMLCCKNGSVVLPPEDFAPEPLRSLLSTSEKATHFKQNIRVYNSMFAMCSSGGKVDHKINNGRAPYCFKIRGTNMHFIGSLLPPDGQHPKFCQLYIYDTENEEANRLNAVGQSEDQIDLDIVRELTKMFDQHNKLVRYFRTARERFKNQTIDEFKLILISSRAQNGRPNVIGPSNEIAGLIVNPNADTTAVRDTIVETRHQGLKRVYETDAYFMQLQFPILFPLGTDGYHREIRLAKSRPYSAQPREHDEEQGFEKRQRDFVTLKEYYSSKLMIRPNEGLTPHLGGRLWQQYVVDAFTAMEQYRLDWISRNQTTIRSDLYNSVRDAVRRGDNDPNQVGKCVVLPASFTGSKRYMSQYFKDSLALCRAIGHPTLFLTMTTNSKWPEITEMMKHLPGVNVCDAPDVVARVFKMKLDQLIDLIKKKHFFGKCIGLMHVIEFQKRGLPHAHMLIWLHPKDKPNSVEEIDRLVSAEIPDPSTDKIGYAAVKNYMIHGPCGKDHSYSACMVNNKCSRHFPKKYNGITCFDECGFPIYRRRDTGRTVLRKGSVLDNRYVVPFNRELLVKFQCHINVEICNSSRSLKYLFKYCLKGHDNATMLLKKSNASMISNKDSTKVKVLDEVNHYVDGRYVCASEAAWRILGFDIHSRWPSVDRLPIHMPGNKHVSFKTGESLESVCARADTKRSKLEAWFIANNDMPAARNYTYAEFPSFFTWIPKECKWKQRQRGEVVGRLSEVHATAGELLYLRMLLMRQKGATSFEEVRTFEGVRYNTFKEACSAMGLLQSDNQWHDALAENSHSHMPNQLREMFVNILCYCSISDPLLLWNTHWRILSDDVLMRRRKITLNNELSLSDDEIQNFALAG, translated from the exons ATGGAGGACAACATTCATCGCACACGTGCAGGCGATCTATCAAACT TTCGGAAACGAGGAACAGACGTATCGGAACATGATTTGCAGGGAG GAGAAACACCACATACTAACATTAGTTCGACATTTCTAAGAGGATCTGCATACTATACTCCTATGAACAATACAG ATGCAAACCGTACAAGGACTGGCAATGAATCTGGTGCCCATGTCGGTGTCGGAAATCTTTTGGATGTTTTCAATGAAGTTGATGAGCACATAATGATCGATGACAACACCAATGAAGTGGAATACGTAGCAGACCTCTGGGAGGGCTATATGTCCTTGGGTCCGCCGTCGAAGGTGTGTGCCGAGTGTCACTCTGTCATGTGGAACCAAGAGCGTAACAACAAATCAAATATGAATGCCCGTCCAACCTTTATGTTGTGTTGCAAAAATGGGTCTGTCGTCCTCCCCCCCGAGGATTTTGCCCCTGAGCCCCTGCGCTCACTTCTGTCTACGAGTGAGAAGGCAACACACTTCAAGCAGAACATCCGTGTGTACAATAGCATGTTTGCTATGTGTTCCAGTGGTGGAAAAGTCGATCACAAGATAAACAACGGCCGTGCTCCCTATTGTTTCAAAATCAGAGGAACGAATATGCATTTTATTGGAAGTCTTCTCCCACCGGACGGTCAACATCCAAAATTCTGTCAGTTGTACATATATGATACCGAGAATGAGGAAGCCAACCGTTTAAATGCAGTGGGTCAATCCGAAGACCAAATTGATCTTGATATTGTGAGGGAACTTACTAAGATGTTTGATCAACATAATAAGCTGGTCAGGTACTTTCGAACTGCGCGGGAACGTTTCAAAAATCAGACGATTGACGAGTTCAAACTCATTCTTATATCAAGTCGAGCTCAAAACGGCCGTCCAAATGTAATTGGTCCATCTAATGAAATAGCAGGTTTGATAGTCAATCCAAATGCAGACACAACTGCTGTCCGAGATACAATTGTTGAAACACGTCACCAGGGTCTTAAAAGGGTTTACGAAACAGATGCTTATTTCATGCAGCTCCAGTTCCCCATTCTCTTTCCACTCGGTACAGATGGCTATCATCGAGAAATTCGCCTGGCCAAGTCCAGACCATACAGCGCCCAGCCACGGGAACATGATGAAGAACAAGGTTTTGAAAAAAGACAGCGGGACTTCGTGACACTCAAAGAATACTACAGCTCCAAGTTAATGATACGTCCAAATGAAG GTCTGACTCCACACCTCGGAGGTCGTCTCTGGCAACAATATGTGGTCGATGCCTTTACAGCTATGGAGCAATACCGGTTGGACTGGATCTCTAGGAATCAAACAACCATCCGTTCTGATCTGTACAATTCAGTACGTGATGCAGTTCGAAGAGGAGACAATGATCCTAACCAGGTTGGGAAGTGTGTTGTTCTCCCGGCTTCTTTCACTGGTTCAAAACGTTACATGTCTCAGTACTTTAAGGACTCTCTGGCATTGTGCCGCGCCATAGGCCATCCTACTCTATTCCTCACTATGACAACCAACTCTAAGTGGCCGGAGATAACCGAAATGATGAAACACCTACCTGGTGTTAATGTATGTGACGCACCAGACGTAGTAGCACGCGTCTTCAAGATGAAGCTCGACCAGCTCATTGATTTGATTAAGAAAAAACACTTCTTTGGGAAGTGTATAGGAT TGATGCACGTGATCGAATTTCAAAAGCGTGGCTTACCACACGCTCACATGCTAATTTGGTTACATCCTAAAGACAAACCGAATTCCGTTGAAGAGATAGATAGGTTGGTTTCTGCTGAGATACCCGATCCCTCCACAGACAAGATTGGATACGCAGctgttaaaaattatatgatacatgGACCCTGCGGCAAAGATCACTCTTATTCAGCGTGTATGGTCAACAACAAGTGTTCGAGGCATTTCCCGAAGAA GTATAACGGAATCACCTGTTTCGATGAATGTGGTTTTCCTATATATCGTAGGCGGGACACTGGTAGGACGGTTTTGAGGAAGGGTTCAGTTTTAGACAATAGATACGTTGTACCATTCAATAGAGAGCTCTTGGTCAAATTCCAATGTCACATTAATGTTGAAATATGCAACAGCTCCCGCTCTTTAAAGTATCTTTTCAAGTACTGTCTTAAAGGTCATGACAATGCAACCATGTTACTTAAAAAATCTAATGCCTCCATGATCAGCAATAAGGACTCTACAAAAGTGAAAGTTCTGGATGAGGTTAACCATTATGTAGATGGCCGTTACGTTTGTGCATCCGAAGCTGCGTGGAGGATACTCGGCTTTGACATCCATTCACGGTGGCCCAGCGTTGATAGACTACCAATACACATGCCCGGCAATAAACATGTGAGTTTTAAGACAGGCGAGTCTTTAGAAAGTGTTTGTGCAAGAGCTGACACCAAGCGCAGCAAGTTAGAAGCCTGGTTCATTGCAAACAACGACATGCCTGCTGCCAGGAACTACACATATGCCGAGTTTCCTTCATTCTTCACATGGATTCCCAAAGAATGCAAGTGGAAGCAGAGGCAGCGTGGTGAAGTTGTCGGGAGGCTGTCCGAAGTTCACGCCACTGCTGGCGAGCTTCTTTACCTTCGAATGTTGTTAATGCGACAAAAGGGTGCTACTTCATTTGAGGAAGTCAGGACATTTGAAGGTGTAAGGTATAATACTTTTAAAGAAGCCTGTTCCGCTATGGGTCTCCTTCAGAGTGACAATCAGTGGCACGATGCATTGGCAGAAAACTCTCATTCTCATATGCCTAATCAGTTGCGGGAGATGTTTGTTAATATACTGTGCTACTGTTCGATCTCTGATCCGTTGTTATTGTGGAATACACACTGGAGAATACTCTCCGACGACGTCTTAATGCGCAGGAGGAAAATAACTCTTAATAATGAGTTGTCATTGTCAGACGATGAGATACAAAATTTTGCTCTTGCAGGTTAG